The following proteins are co-located in the Phocoena phocoena chromosome 1, mPhoPho1.1, whole genome shotgun sequence genome:
- the ZFP69 gene encoding zinc finger protein 69 homolog, with amino-acid sequence MLQQLLITLPVEASTWVKLHHPQKAKEGAPLWEDVTKMFEGGALLSQDADETQGESLKDEVTPGARTTDSQELLTFKDVSVDFTQEEWGQLAPAHQNLYREVMLENYGNLVSVVGCQLSKPSVISQLEKGEAPWMTEKEGPGDPSSDLKSKTETAASTAKNDVLQEQFYHGMMMERFMRDDVIFSTLRKVSKYDHELESHQDSHGRDVRQTILTHKKRGQETYKFGKNIVSSNVVIEQKHHKYDTSRKRNKYKSDLINHPVSYIRTKTYECNICEKVFKQPIHLTEHMRIHTGEKPFRCKECGRAFSQSASLTTHQRIHTGEKPFECEECGKAFRHRSSLNQHHRTHTGEKPYVCDKCQKAFSQNISLIQHLRTHSGEKPFTCNECGKTFRQIRHLSEHIRIHTGEKPYACTTCCKTFSHRAYLTHHQRIHTGERPYKCKECGKAFRQRIHLSNHKTVHTGVKAYECNRCGKAYRHDSSFKKHQRHHTGEKPYECNECGKAFSYNSSLTRHHEIHRRNAFQNNA; translated from the exons ATGCTACAGCAGCTCCTGATCACCCTGCCCGTCGAGGCCAGCACCTGGGTGAAGTTGCACCATCCACAGAAGGCCAAGGAAGGGGCACCCCTGTGGGAGGACGTGACCAAGATGTTTgaaggaggag CTCTGCTGTCTCAGGATGCTGATGAGACCCAGGGAGAAAGTTTAAAGGATGAAGTGACTCCCGGGGCCCGGACAACAGACTCCCAG GAACTATTGACCTTCAAGGACGTATCTGTGGACTTCACCCAGGAGGAGTGGGGGCAGCTGGCCCCTGCTCACCAGAATCTGTACCGGgaggtgatgctggagaactATGGGAACCTGGTCTCAGTGG TAGGATGTCAACTTTCCAAACCTAGTGTGATTTCCCAGTTGGAGAAAGGAGAAGCGCCATGGATGACAGAGAAAGAAGGCCCAGGAGATCCCAGTTCAG acttgaagagtaaaacagaaacagCTGCATCAACTGCAAAGAATGACGTTTTACAGGAACAGTTCTATCATGGCATGATGATGGAAAGGTTCATGAGGGATGATGTCATTTTTTCCACATTGAGAAAAGTCTCAAAATATGATCATGAGTTAGAAAGCCACCAGGATAGCCATGGAAGAGACGTGAGACAAACCATCTTGACCCATAAGAAGAGAGGCCAAGAAACTTACAAATTTGGCAAAAATATTGTGAGTTCAAATGTTGTTATAGAACAGAAGCACCATAAATATGACACAtctagaaagagaaacaaatacaaaTCAGATTTGATTAATCATCCAGTAAGTTACATAAGAACAAAAACCTACGAATGTAATATATGTGAAAAAGTCTTCAAACAACCCATTCACCTTACCGAACACAtgagaattcatactggtgagaaacctTTCAGGTGTAAGGAATGTGGAAGGGCCTTTAGTCAAAGTGCATCCCTTACCACACACCAAAGAATccatactggtgagaaaccctTTGAATGTGAAGAATGTGGTAAAGCCTTCAGACATCGCTCATCTCTTAATCAACATCATAGAACTCAcactggtgagaaaccctatgTATGTGATAAATGTCAGAAAGCTTTCAGCCAGAACATTAGCTTGATCCAACATTTGAGAACTCATTCTGGAGAGAAACCCTTTACATGCAACGAATGTGGGAAAACCTTTAGACAGATTAGACACCTTAGTGAACATATAAGAATTCATACTGGGGAGAAGCCCTATGCATGCACCACATGTTGTAAAACCTTTAGTCATAGAGCTTATCTAACGCATCACCAGAGAATCCATACTGGGGAGAGACCCTacaaatgtaaggaatgtgggaaagcctttaggCAAAGGATACACCTTAGCAACCATAAAACTGTTCATACAGGAGTGAAAGCGTATGAATGCAACCGCTGTGGAAAAGCCTACAGGCATGATTCATCCTTTAAGAAACATCAGAGGCATCACACAGGAGAAAAACcttatgaatgtaatgaatgtggaaaagccttcagcTATAATTCATCACTTACTCGACACCATGAAATACACAGGAGAAATGCCTTCCAGAATAATGCCTAA